From Solanum lycopersicum chromosome 8, SLM_r2.1, the proteins below share one genomic window:
- the LOC138337931 gene encoding uncharacterized protein: MTDGDIRSIFANLDQAMTTQAQAVVTQSQAMMSQANKEVGPCVQPNASTTASCLRDFTRMKPLMFYGSKKGSGQAQARSPGSDAPKRNHFYVILSRGVQEESPDVVIGKVQVFSIDVYALLDPSAALSFLTPLIAKNLDVLPGVLIEPFSVDSVELDMVDFDVILGMDWLHACFASIDCSIRVGYLYNIVRLKILSLATPIEVVPVMKDFLEVIRDDLPRIPPEREIDFGIALIQDTNSISILPYRMAPAELKEIKLELKDLLDKDFIQPSILSWGVAVLFFKNKDGFLRM, from the exons ATGACAGATGGAGATATAAGATCTATATTTGCGAATTTGGATCAAGCTATGACTACCCAAGCTCAAGCAGTAGTCACTCAATCTCAAGCCATGATGTCTCAAGCAAATAAGGAGGTTGGACCTTGTGTTCAACCAAATGCTAGTACCACGGCTTCCTGCTTGAGGGACTTTACGAGGATGAAACCTCTGATGTTTTATGGgtcaaag AAAGGGagtggtcaagctcaagcaagaAGTCCTGGTTCTGATGCTCCAAAGAGGAACCACTTCTATGTTATCCTATCTAGGGGCGTGCAAGAGGAATCTCCTGATGTGGTTATCGGTAAGGTACAAGTCTTCTcgattgatgtttatgctttacttgaccCTAGTGCTGCTTTATCATTTTTAACTCCTCTAATAGCTAAAAATCTTGATGTTCTACCCGGTGTTTTGATTGAACCATTTTCG GTGGATTCGGtggaacttgatatggttgattttgatgtcattttgggaatggattggttgcatgcttgttttgcttccattgattgtagtaTAAGAGTG GGTTATCTTTACAATATTGTAAGATTAAAGATCTTGAGTCTGGCGACTCCTATAGAGGTGGTCCCCGTAATGAAGGATTTTTTGGAAGTCATTCGCGATGACTTGCCCAGAATTCCTCCTGAGCGGGAAATAGATTTTGGTATTGCCTTGATACAGGATACAAATTCCATTTCTATCCTTCCTTACCGGATGGCTCCGGCGGAGTTGAAAGAGATAAAGCTTGAACTCAAAGACTTATTAGACAAGGATTTTATTCAACCTAGTATTTTGTCATGGGGAGTTGCGGTGTTGTTTTTTAAGAATAAGGATGGGTTCCTTAGGATGTGA